A single genomic interval of Penicillium psychrofluorescens genome assembly, chromosome: 2 harbors:
- a CDS encoding uncharacterized protein (ID:PFLUO_003569-T1.cds;~source:funannotate), giving the protein MAGQNLSFILEGIHQVKYEDRPVPELKNSHDVLINVKYTGICGSDVHYWEHGAIGQFVVKDPMVLGHESAGIVSQVGSEVTTLKVGDRVAMEPGISCRRCEPCKAGKYNLCENMAFAATPPYDGTLAKYYVLPEDFCYKLPEHLSLQEGALMEPLSVAVHIVRQASVSPGQSVVVFGAGPVGLLCCAVATAFGASKVVAVDIQQPRLDFAKQYAVTATFLPGKESAMMNADRLKEENGLGAGADVAIDASGAEPSVHTGIHVLRNGGTYVQGGMGRSEIQFPIMAACSKELTLKGSFRYGSGDYKLAVGLVSSGKVDVKKLITGTVKFEEAEQAFKEVKAGKGIKTLIAGIDA; this is encoded by the exons ATGGCGGGGCAGAACCTCTCCTTCATTCTCGAGGGCATCCATCAGGTCAAGTACGAGGACCGCCCAGTTCCCGAACTGAAGAACTCCCATGATGTACTCATCAACGTCAAGTACACCGGCATCTGTGGCAGCGAT GTACACTATTGGGAACACGGCGCTATCGGCCAATTCGTCGTCAAGGACCCCATGGTTCTCGGGCACGAGTCGGCCGGCATCGTCAGCCAGGTCGGGTCCGAAGTCACCACACTAAAGGTCGGCGACCGCGTCGCCATGGAGCCCGGCATCTCCTGCCGCCGGTGCGAGCCCTGCAAGGCGGGCAAGTACAACCTCTGCGAGAACATGGCCTTTGCAGCTACTCCGCCTTATGACGGTACGCTAGCCAAGTACTATGTGCTGCCCGAGGATTTCTGCTATAAGCTTCCCGAGCATCTGTCTCTGCAGGAAGGAGCTCTGATGGAGCCTCTGAGCGTGGCTGTGCATATCGTCCGCCAGGCCAGCGTGAGCCCCGGCCAATCGGTCGTGGTGTTCGGTGCCGGCCCCGTGGGCTTGCTCTGCTGTGCGGTGGCGACGGCGTTTGGGGCGTCTAAGGTGGTTGCGGTGGATATCCAACAGCCCCGCCTAGACTTTGCCAAGCAGTATGCGGTGACGGCGACGTTCCTGCCGGGCAAAGAGTCGGCAATGATGAACGCTGATCGGCtgaaggaagagaatggaCTGGGTGCTGGTGCCGATGTAGCGATCGATGCTTCGGGTGCGGAACCCTCGGTGCACACGGGTATCCACGTCCTGCGAAACGGCGGTACGTATGTGCAGGGCGGTATGGGCCGGAGCGAGATCCAATTCCCGATCATGGCGGCTTGCTCCAAGGAGTTGACCCTCAAGGGCAGCTTCCGATATGGAAGCGGGGACTACAAGCTGGCAGTTGGCTTGGTCTCCTCGGGCAAGGTGGATGTGAAGAAGTTGATCACCGGCACCGTCAAGTTCGAAGAGGCCGAGCAGGCCTTCaaggaggtcaaggccggGAAGGGCATTAAGACTCTCATCGCCGGCATCGACGCGTGA
- a CDS encoding uncharacterized protein (ID:PFLUO_003570-T1.cds;~source:funannotate), with the protein MVRPRGLSNVSSASSVPDQDQVCHVLAEVAAVVNMCQELGSMYDYLAKVILLGPSGAGKSCVLHRFVKNEWRVLSSQTIGVEFSSRIVKLGSGSRRRRIKLQLWDTAGTERFRSVSRSYYRGAAGAILIYDVASHNSFASLPTFLMDARALASPNLTVILAGNKSDLTDSAPQSELVDDSTRPPPTPSSTSSKQSSLPFEASSSVRSTSHLGSGTRMTATWAPEGREVGPEETSRWAAQSNIPVAVEVSALTGDGVEEVFNRLARIILTKIELGEIDPDDPQSGIQYGDGGLYGHGTSDGSSIRSRATLEDNALPLQRRTPRRRGKGGGTHGWRGGMREWEDVFRLGGSQSRRNRSCC; encoded by the exons ATGGTGCGCCCGCGAGGTTTGTCGAATGTTTCCTCCGCTTCGTCTGTTCCCGACCAGGACCAGGTATGCCATGTACTCGCCGAGGTGGCCGCAGTAGTTAACATGTGCCAGGAACTGGGGAGTATGTACGATTACCTCGCCAAAGTCATCCTCCTGGGCCCGAGCGGCGCCGGAAA GTCCTGTGTACTCCATCGATTCGTGAAGAATGAAT GGCGTGTTCTGTCGTCACAAACCATTGGCGTCGAGTTCTCTTCTCGCATTGTAAAGCTGGGATCGGGCTCCAGACGCAGGCGGATCAAGCTACAGCTTTGGGACACTGCTGGGACCGAGCGTTTCCGATCCGTTTCGCGGTCCTACTACCGCGGAGCCGCAGGCGCGATTCTCATCTACGACGTCGCTTCCCACAACTCTTTCGCGTCGCTCCCAACCTTCCTGATGGACGCGCGGGCACTGGCCTCCCCCAACCTGACCGTCATCCTGGCGGGGAATAAGTCCGACCTGACAGATTCCGCGCCGCAGTccgagctggtcgacgaCTCGACTCGGCCTCCGCCTACGCCGTCCAGTACGTCGAGCAAGCAGTCATCACTGCCGTTTGAAGCCAGTAGCTCGGTTCGGTCGACGAGCCATTTGGGGTCGGGGACCCGGATGACTGCTACCTGGGCCCCCGAGGGGCGGGAAGTCGGTCCCGAGGAGACGTCGCGCTGGGCCGCCCAATCTAATATTCCTGTTGCCGTCGAGGTCTCCGCCCTGACGGGggatggtgttgaagaaGTGTTTAACCGGCTCGCGCGCATCATTCTGACCAAGATTGAACTGGGCGAAATCGATCCGGACGACCCGCAGAGCGGCATCCAATATGGAGATGGTGGCCTTTACGGTCACGGCACCAGTGACGGCTCGAGCATCCGAAGCAGAGCTACGCTCGAGGACAACGCCCTGCCCCTTCAACGAAGGACCCCACGGCGGCGAGGCAAAGGGGGTGGCACCCATGGCTGGAGGGGCGGGATGAGAGAATGGGAGGACGTGTTTCGCTTGGGCGGTTCTCAATCGCGGAGGAATCGAAGTTGTTGTTGA
- a CDS encoding uncharacterized protein (ID:PFLUO_003571-T1.cds;~source:funannotate) — MQTNIRAAKYPGAPGMAGQLSHQGADVAPLRLGKKSWPSNSTLSAGTYWSQYEEVSKYNAHLNVAERLWVTWYAWMQNDVLATGITSFVMHELVYFGRSLPWIFIDSLGLFKGYKIQNNKIPTLREQWQCARFVLLSHFTVELPQIWLFHPMAQYFGLSTSVPFPSVWTMAYQIAIFFVMEDTWHYFSHRALHWGPLYKAIHKIHHQYSAPFGLAAEYASPIEVMILGFGSVGCPILWCALTGELHIMTMYIWIVLRLFQAIDAHSGYEFPWSLHHFLPFWAGADHHDLHHEKFIGNFASSFRWWDLLLDTEYTPDALKRRRENKAKSSTKAQ, encoded by the exons ATGCAAACAAACATCCGTGCTGCAAAATACCCTGGAGCCCCCGGCATGGCCGGCCAGCTGAGTCATCAGGGGGCAGATGTGGCGCCACTTCGGCtgggaaaaaaaagttggCCGTC GAATTCAACGCTATCCGCCGGCACATACTGGTCCCAGTACGAGGAGGTTTCCAAGTATAATGCCCACCTGAACGTCGCCGAGCGCCTATGGGTCACCTGGTACGCCTGGATGCAGAACGATGTCCTGGCTACCGGCATCACGTCCTTCGTCATGCATGAGCTAGTGTACTTTGGTCGCTCCTTGCCGTGgatcttcatcgacagcCTGGGTCTGTTCAAGGGATACAAGATTCAGAAC AACAAAATCCCAACATTGCGCGAGCAGTGGCAATGCGCGAGATTTGTGCTCCTAAGTCACTTCACGGTCGAGTTACCCCAGATCTG GCTCTTCCACCCCATGGCCCAATATTTCGGTCTCTCCACGTCCGTCCCCTTCCCGTCCGTCTGGACCATGGCGTACCAgatcgccatcttcttcgtcatggaGGATACCTGGCATTATTTCTCTCACCGCGCTCTTCATTGGGGTCCCCTGTACAAAGCCATCCACAAGATACACCACCAGTATTCGGCACCCTTCGGTCTAGCAGCGGAATATGCATCTCCGATCGAAGTCATGATCCTCGGTTTCGGCTCCGTGGGCTGCCCGATCCTCTGGTGTGCACTCACCGGCGAGTTACACATCATGACCATGTACATCTGGATTGTCCTGCGCTTGTTCCAGGCCATTGATGCTCACAGTGGTTATGAGTTCCCCTGGAGTCTGCATCacttcttgcccttctggGCGGGTGCCGACCATCATGACCTGCACCATGAGAAGTTCATCGGCAACTTCGCGAGCAGCTTCCGGTGGTGGGATCTTCTGCTGGACACGGAATATACCCCGGATGCGCTCAAGCGGCGCAGGGAGAACAAGGCCAAGTCTTCAACCAAGGCTCAATAA
- a CDS encoding uncharacterized protein (ID:PFLUO_003572-T1.cds;~source:funannotate) — MSLIQENACAINSQLDRLQQNLTSVAIVDVPSSQQIAHLQSLINSLSVTSKTQPLPSANRLADLISGAAVSRLRAESATEIVALHVWLVTAKAVVQASSLAMNVLLNQTLRLHHEVRYWDEVLESPWYSGLCTVQTLPLRVWNWTKEMYSDQEIQDWRVQSMSTSIAARWARFYQVVRQSARTRPAFSLRINHLTPIRECRAQIQQKRDRLVSIRDIHTSSLGLMMEGSRLLERNEISPSQGPDNGSLQSWCDAVGRSVALIETLLQQVSDPRDTQTFEKEVSAAIDQESQSAHLQWQQGGFQLQKPLHLIERLVHVLRTELPNHQASVSTFIGLHGRPSRVIRYWLPVFVATLSSGASVRFLASHRDQILHWIIGIGATVIDFGSNWVVDPIRKLIGTIRHDEKSEIAIMSKNSLEADRASLERMVVDFVLDRPDLNPGTPATEDTTAIVNAVKEGDLTPVLRAYERDLRSPFVGTVKGDLVRALLIQIQKTKVDVEIAISGIDSLLKSQELVFGFVGLTPGILVSYATLQWLAGVLGSRRGLRQGKKQDELRRGLRNITRVLAPSSQGVLSHKDAGRLMCEAESLLQAAESVLGGRQYHELRQDVQDLLDVSGGVEQQMRVVERMRWTYSPTS; from the exons ATGTCGCTCATTCAAGA AAATGCCTGCGCCATCAACTCCCAGCTCGATCGCCTCCAACAAAACCTGACCTCCGTCGCCATTGTTGATGTTCCCTCCAGCCAGCAGATCGCACATCTGCAGAGCCTGATcaactctctctccgtcACCTCCAAAACCCAGCCCCTTCCATCCGCGAACCGGCTGGCGGATTTGATCTCGGGCGCGGCCGTGTCGCGCCTCCGAGCCGAATCCGCCACGGAGATTGTCGCCCTCCATGTGTGGCTGGTCACCGCCAAAGCTGTCGTCCAGGCGTCTAGTCTGGCCATGAACGTGCTGTTGAACCAAACCCTACGACTCCACCACGAGGTTCGCTATTGGGATGAAGTACTAGAATCGCCGTGGTACAGCGGCCTCTGTACCGTGCAGACATTGCCCCTCCGAGTGTGGAATTGGACCAAAGAGATGTATTCAGACCAAGAAATTCAGGATTGGAGAGTCCAGTCCATGTCAACGTCAATAGCTGCCCGATGGGCCCGATTTTATCAAGTGGTACGGCAAAGTGCTCGGACACGACCAGCATTCTCCTTGCGAATCAACCACCTGACCCCAATCAGGGAATGCAGGGCACAAATACAGCAAAAAAGGGATCGCCTCGTGTCCATCAGGGATATCCATACCAGCAGCTTGGGCCTTATGATGGAAGGATCGCGCTTGCTGGAGCGGAACGAGATATCCCCCAGTCAGGGCCCCGACAATGGGTCGCTCCAGTCGTGGTGTGATGCCGTCGGTCGGTCCGTAGCCCTCATCGAGACCCTTCTGCAGCAGGTCTCAGATCCGCGTGACACCCAAACCTTTGAGAAAGAGGTCTCCGCGGCCATTGACCAGGAGAGTCAGAGCGCACATTTGCAATGGCAGCAGGGGGGTTTCCAGCTGCAGAAACCCCTGCATCTGATCGAGCGCCTGGTGCATGTTCTGCGAACCGAGCTCCCGAACCATCAGGCATCGGTGTCGACGTTTATCGGTCTCCATGGACGTCCATCGCGCGTGATCCGGTATTGGCTTCCGGTCTTTGTGGCAACCCTGTCGAGTGGTGCGTCGGTGCGATTCCTGGCCAGCCACCGGGACCAAATTCTCCACTGGATAATTGGCATTGGCGCCACCGTGATTGACTTTGGCAGTAATTGGGTGGTGGATCCCATTCGAAAGCTCATTGGGACCATCCGACATGATgagaagagcgagatcgCCATTATGAGCAAGAACAGTTTGGAGGCTGACCGGGCCAGCCTGGAGAGAATGGTGGTGGACTTTGTTCTCGACCGCCCTGATCTCAACCCTGGAACGCCGGCGACGGAGGACACCACCGCGATCGTCAATGCCGTGAAGGAGGGCGACCTGACACCCGTGCTGCGGGCGTACGAGCGAGATTTACGATCCCCGTTCGTAGGGACCGTCAAGGGCGACCTCGTCCGCGCGCTCTTGATCCAGATCCAAAAGACCAAGGTCGACGTAGAAATTGCAATTAGCGGCATTGACTCTCTTCTGAAAAGCCAAGAACTGGTCTTTGG cttTGTGGGACTTACTCCCGGGATTTTGGTGTCCTATGCTACACTGCagtggctggctggcgttCTCGGTAGCCGACGCGGCCTGCGGCAAGGCAAGAAACAGGATGAGTTGCGACGTGGGCTACG GAACATCACGCGGGTCTTGGCTCCCTCCTCTCAGGGCGTTCTTTCCCACAAGGACGCCGGGCGACTCATGTGCGAGGCCGAGTCGCTGCTCCAGGCAGCCGAGTCGGTCCTAGGCGGCCGGCAATACCACGAGCTGCGGCAGGATGTGCAGGACCTTCTGGACGTGAGCGGCGGGGTCGAGCAGCAGATGCGGGTGGTAGAGCGGATGCGATGGACGTATTCCCCGACCTCATAA
- a CDS encoding uncharacterized protein (ID:PFLUO_003573-T1.cds;~source:funannotate): protein MAGTRNYDFLIKLLLIGDSGVGKSCCLLRFSEDSFTPSFITTIGIDFKIRTIELDGKRVKLQIWDTAGQERFRTITTAYYRGAMGILLVYDVTDERSFHNIRTWFSNVEQHASEGVHKILIGNKCDWEEKRAVSTEQGQQLADELNIPFLEVSAKNNINIEKAFYSLATDIKKGMDTSKTEPTGGQGVSMDQQGSSNSGGKCC, encoded by the exons ATGGCGGGCACCAGGAATTATGACTTCTTG ATCAAACTGTTGCTGATCGGAGACTCGGGTGTGGGCAAGTCATGTTGTCTGTTGCGATTCAGCGAAGACTCGTTTACCCCCTCattcatcaccaccatcggAATCGACTTTAAGATCCGCACGATCGAGTTGGATGGCAAGCGAGTGAAGCTGCAGATCTGGGACACAGCAGGCCAGGAGCGCTTCCGGACCATCACGACGGCATACTACCGAGGTGCTATGGGGATCCTACTTGTCTACGATGTCACGGATGAACGGTCTTTCCACA ACATCCGAACGTGGTTCTCCAACGTCGAGCAACACGCCAGCGAAGGCGTACACAAGATCCTCATCGGGAACAAGTGTGATTGGGAAGAGAAGCGGGCGGTGTCGACCGAACAGGGCCAGCAGCTCGCTGATGAACTTAACATTCCCTTCCTCGAAGTTTCGGCCAagaacaacatcaacatcgaGAAGGCGTTCTACAGCCTGGCCACGGACATCAAGAAGGGAATGGACACCTCTAAGACGGAGCCGACCGGGGGCCAAGGTGTCTCGATGGATCAACAGGGCTCGTCGAATTCAGGAGGCAAGTGCTGCTAG
- a CDS encoding uncharacterized protein (ID:PFLUO_003574-T1.cds;~source:funannotate): MAEVRSFTARPLSKQARSDLKDAFRVYLSSSSLAALRLRAGDICSLTSADGPPKTAIAWTAVENIQNTVVQTSRTLQDCYGVKIGEKIAVNRLDGALEEIQSVTVVDRTDAEKLAKYGEIRDEDQSHWAWALKNLQLARCEVLTTGLVFELDLIGQRRSFQVVGIRTQNAGTSRTLFQFTDATKVSIGEEADERVSPEQSDIHVQPGSLGGLSRQIEDINESLADLNLGQRAVIMPPFYEHRRGILLYGPKGTGKTALLQQIEKAGWRQVFRLGTATLGRSLNEGEAKLRNTFQEAARAKPSVIIIDQLEVIAPKRTSLESQSLASVLCESLDSIRSASILVVAAARHPNNVDDALRTPHRLATEIELQIPTAQDRAEILRAIRGPAFAGLSDETIEFLAEKTHGYVGADLFALLQMICRKARQRQLLDPRSTALPSIVASDQTDNMDEVADPLEIQEADILMSLQEVRPTAMREVFLETPKVRWSDIGGQHEIKRRLQKAVERPLKHPERMRRLNVKSKKGVLLYGPPGCSKTMTVKALATEAGLNFLAVKGAEILSMYVGESERSLREIFRKARAARPSIIFFDEIDAIASKRSSTSHGGVNVLTTLLNEMDGIEELRNVLVIAATNKPDVLDPALMRPGRLDNILYIGPPDFEARQEIFRIWTSQSVLHAEVDLEDLADRTEGYSGAEIVSICETAGDAALDEEEETGQQQEVCQKHFDYALTQVRRQITAAVVEEYEHWRLGIDQ; the protein is encoded by the exons atggcggaggtCCGCAGTTTCACGGCGCGGCCATTGTCGAAGCAGGCGCGCAGTGATCTGAAAGATGCATTCCGCGTCTATCTctcgtcttcctcgctcGCAGCACTCAGACTGCGCGCGGGAGACATTTGCAGCCTCACATCTGCCGACGGACCTCCGAAGACGGCGATCGCCTGGACGGCCGTGGAAAATATCCAGAACACGGTCGTCCAGACCTCGAGAACCCTACAGGACTGCTATGGAGTCAAGATTggcgagaagatcgccgTCAATCGGCTAGATGGcgcgctggaggagatccagTCGGTCACGGTGGTCGACCGGACAGATGCCGAGAAGCTGGCCAAGTATGGCGAAATCCGCGACGAAGATCAGTCCCACTGGGCGTGGGCGTTGAAAAACCTCCAGCTTGCCCGATGCGAGGTCCTCACCACGGGCCTGGTGTTTGAATTGGATCTCATCGGTCAGCGCAGGAGCTTCCAAGTGGTCGGCATTCGGACGCAAAACGCAGGCACTTCGCGGACTCTCTTCCAATTCACAGATGCCACCAAGGTCTCCATTGGAGAAGAGGCAGACGAAAGGGTGTCGCCAGAACAGTCCGACATCCATGTCCAGCCCGGCAGTCTGGGGGGACTGTCTCGGCAGATAGAAGACATCAACGAGAGTCTGGCCGACTTGAATCTGGGCCAGCGAGCGGTTATCATGCCGCCATTCTACGAGCACCGCCGGGGCATTCTTCTCTATGGACCGAAGGGAACCGGCAAGACGGCtcttctgcagcagatcgagaaggCTGGTTGGAGACAGGTATTCCGGCTGGGCACTGCCACGCTGGGCAGGAGTCTCAATGAGGGCGAGGCCAAGCTGCGCAATACGTTCCAGGAAGCCGCTCGCGCGAAACCAAGCgtgatcatcatcgaccagctAGAAGTCATTGCGCCGAAACGGACCTCCCTTGAATCTCAGTCGTTGGCGTCTGTTCTGTGCGAGAGCCTCGACTCCATTCGAAGCGCATCCATCCTAGTAGTCGCTGCGGCGCGCCATCCCAACAATGTGGATGATGCCCTCCGGACCCCCCATCGCCTAGCGACGGAGATTGAACTGCAGATTCCCACCGCTCAGGACCGAGCCGAGATCCTGCGTGCCATTCGCGGGCCGGCTTTTGCAGGATTGAGTGATGAAACCATTGAATTTCTCGCTGAAAAAACCCACGGCTACGTTGGTGCGGATCTATTTGCGCTTCTCCAAATGATCTGCCGCAAAGCGCGCCAGCGACAATTGTTGGACCCGCGATCTACCGCGCTCCCCTCAATCGTGGCTTCTGACCAGACAGACAATATGGACGAGGTGGCTGATCCGCTAGAGATTCAGGAGGCAGACATCTTGATGTCCCTACAAGAAGTTCGCCCGACCGCTATGCGGGAGGTCTTTTTGGAAACGCCCAAAGTGCGATGGTCAGATATTGGTGGACAACACGAGATCAAACGGCGCCTTCAGAAAGCTGTCGAAAGACCGCTCAAG CACCCCGAACGGATGCGTCGGCTCAACGTGAAGAGCAAAAAGGGCGTCCTTCTCTATGGACCGCCTGGCTGTTCCAAGACCATGACCGTCAAGGCACTGGCCACCGAGGCTGGCTTGAACTTTTTGGCCGTCAAGGGGGCGGAAATCCTCAGTATGTATGTCGGAGAGTCTGAGAGATCATTGCGTGAGATCTTCCGAAAAGCCCGAGCCGCACGTCCAAGCATCATCTTtttcgacgagatcgacgCCATTGCTTCGAAGCGTAGCAGTACTTCCCACGGGGGGGTTAATGTCCTGACGACCTTACTCAACGAGATGGACGGtatcgaggagctgcgcaacGTGTTGGTCATTGCGGCTACGAACAAGCCCGACGTGCTGGACCCTGCGCTGATGCGGCCCGGCCGATTAGACAACATCCTCTACATTGGCCCGCCCGACTTCGAGGCTCGCCAGGAGATTTTCCGGATCTGGACCAGCCAGTCTGTCCTTCATGCGGAGGTGGACCTCGAGGACCTGGCCGATCGAACCGAAGGCTACTCTGGTGCTGAGATTGTGAGCATCTGTGAAACGGCAGGTGACGCGgccctggacgaggaagaggagaccgggcagcagcaagagGTGTGCCAGAAGCACTTTGACTACGCATTGACACAGGTGCGACGGCAGATCAcggccgcggtggtcgaGGAGTATGAACATTGGCGACTGGGCATCGATCAATAG
- a CDS encoding uncharacterized protein (ID:PFLUO_003575-T1.cds;~source:funannotate), with the protein MSTRSRPSPIPSPGRARSSRSVRRSISPRDEPKRSVTRSPVRGRDRSRSRTRSPSRGRTPSRSRTGGRRYRSRSFSRTPSPNPNPPRSSKIVVEKLTKNVTEAHLREIFGSFGDIEYLDLPINRAFMTNRGTAYILYYDPADAEAAIAHMHEAQLDGTSLNVSIVLPRRNFSRSPPPPVANRGSGRSRYGRGSYGGKSSPPPRRHAPPRPTERHDIYRPKSVSRSRSPVPAKAKQPPHRKPPASQAPKPQLQQL; encoded by the exons ATGTCCACACGATCGCGTCCGTCCCCGATCCCCTCGCCGGGCCGTGCGCGTTCGTCGCGCTCCGTTCGCCGGTCGATCTCCCCTCGCGACGAGCCCAAGAGAAGTGTCACGCGCAGTCCAGTGCGTGGCCGTGATCGCTCAAGAAGCCGGACTCGCTCTCCCTCGCGTGGTCGCACACCATCCCGCAGTCGCACGGGCGGCCGTCGATACCGGAGCAGAAGCTTCAGCCGCACCCCTTCCCCGAACCCTAACCCTCCCCGGAGCTCCAAG ATCGTGGTAGAGAAGCTTACCAAGAATGTTACCGAGGCGCACCTTCGTGAAATCTTTGGCAGCTTTGGGGACATTGAATACCTCGACCTTCCGATCAACCGAGCTT TCATGACAAACCGAGGTACCGCCTACATTCTGTACTACGACCCTGCAGACGCCGAAGCAGCCATTGCCCATATGCACGAAGCTCAACTGGATGGAACCTCCTTGAACGTCTCGATTGttcttcctcgtcggaaCTTTTCGCgttcaccaccgccgccggtggcCAATCGAGGCTCCGGCCGCTCCAGATATGGACGCGGGTCGTACGGCGGCAaatcatctcctccaccacggaGACATGCTCCACCCCGGCCTACGGAACGGCATGACATCTATCGGCCGAAATCGGTGTCGAGATCGCGATCCCCT GTCCCCGCCAAGGCGAAACAGCCTCCGCACAGGAAGCCCCCGGCATCGCAGGCGCCGAAGCCCCAGTTACAGCAGCTATAG